Proteins from a genomic interval of bacterium:
- a CDS encoding L-fucose/L-arabinose isomerase family protein translates to MKQFINRKVLKSGRVGVFSTGHYIYWPQFPGLKEKLINHSNYFVGQLKKNAWATIIAFEGICDSSQRAFEAGNFFACKQLDLLICFVGTYTPSANVFPVIQRAGVPVVLVCLQPSECMDYAKATTALQLENDNITSLPEISCAMVRANQKPLDCIVGALYEDERAWKRVFEWCEIATVLHELENARLGLMGHTYEGMLDMNSDPTMFDAHFGMHIEHIEMDDLKECIDAVTEKEITEKLETIQNIFDFPERGAELIATKVKNEDLLWPAKVACGMDRLAIDFNLTGLSYYYRGLDNNEFERIHAAMIIGNSFLTTRGIPISGEFDLKNCVAMLIMDRFKAGGSFCEFHPIDFREDFVLVGHDGPHHLAIADGKPALRALSLYHGKRGSGPSVEYKLKVGPITMLGLTQTFDGRFKMVVAEGESLPGPIPASGNTNTRGKFKPDVRTFLERWTMEGPTHHFALGVGHIAKKIKLLARYLNIECVLVTSED, encoded by the coding sequence ATGAAGCAGTTTATTAATCGCAAGGTACTTAAGAGTGGACGTGTGGGAGTTTTTAGTACAGGTCATTATATATACTGGCCACAGTTTCCTGGACTTAAAGAAAAACTGATTAATCACAGCAATTATTTCGTGGGACAACTCAAAAAGAATGCTTGGGCTACTATTATTGCCTTTGAAGGCATCTGCGACAGTTCTCAGCGCGCCTTTGAAGCAGGTAATTTCTTTGCTTGTAAGCAGTTAGATTTACTTATCTGTTTTGTTGGAACCTATACCCCGAGTGCTAATGTCTTCCCGGTTATTCAGCGGGCAGGTGTGCCGGTGGTTTTAGTCTGTTTACAGCCATCCGAGTGTATGGATTACGCAAAAGCTACCACCGCTCTTCAACTGGAAAACGATAACATTACCAGCCTTCCAGAGATCTCCTGCGCCATGGTCCGAGCAAATCAAAAACCTCTGGACTGCATTGTCGGAGCGCTTTACGAAGATGAGCGTGCGTGGAAGCGTGTATTCGAATGGTGCGAAATAGCCACCGTCTTACACGAACTGGAGAATGCTCGTCTAGGACTTATGGGCCATACCTATGAGGGAATGCTGGATATGAATTCTGATCCGACAATGTTTGACGCCCATTTCGGTATGCATATTGAACACATAGAAATGGATGACTTAAAGGAATGTATAGATGCAGTTACTGAAAAAGAAATAACAGAAAAACTAGAGACAATTCAGAATATATTTGATTTTCCTGAGCGTGGCGCGGAACTAATCGCCACAAAGGTTAAGAACGAAGATCTTCTCTGGCCTGCCAAGGTAGCTTGCGGAATGGATAGATTAGCAATTGATTTTAATCTGACAGGACTTTCTTATTATTATCGGGGCTTGGATAACAACGAATTTGAACGCATTCACGCGGCGATGATTATCGGCAATTCTTTTCTTACCACACGTGGAATCCCTATTTCCGGAGAATTTGATTTAAAGAACTGTGTTGCAATGCTGATTATGGATAGATTTAAAGCAGGCGGTTCCTTTTGCGAATTCCACCCTATCGATTTTAGGGAAGATTTTGTTCTTGTTGGACACGATGGTCCTCATCATCTCGCCATAGCCGATGGAAAACCGGCATTAAGAGCATTGAGCCTCTATCACGGCAAGCGGGGAAGCGGCCCTTCGGTTGAATACAAATTAAAGGTAGGTCCCATCACTATGCTGGGTCTAACCCAGACCTTTGATGGCAGATTCAAGATGGTAGTAGCAGAAGGAGAATCCTTACCCGGTCCTATTCCTGCCAGCGGCAATACCAATACCCGCGGTAAGTTCAAACCCGATGTGCGCACCTTCTTAGAGCGCTGGACAATGGAAGGGCCTACTCATCATTTTGCCCTGGGAGTTGGTCATATAGCGAAAAAGATAAAGCTGCTTGCCCGCTATCTGAATATTGAATGTGTGCTGGTTACGTCCGAAGATTAA